The following coding sequences are from one Culex quinquefasciatus strain JHB chromosome 1, VPISU_Cqui_1.0_pri_paternal, whole genome shotgun sequence window:
- the LOC6053136 gene encoding LOW QUALITY PROTEIN: protein yellow (The sequence of the model RefSeq protein was modified relative to this genomic sequence to represent the inferred CDS: inserted 2 bases in 2 codons; deleted 2 bases in 1 codon) — protein MAGAVSKLQERYNWKQLDFVFPNQRLKQQALASGDYVPTNGLPVGIERWENKLFVSVPRWKDGIPSTLNYIDMNATPSGSPPXIPYPDWASNVAGDCANGLSTVYRIKADKCDRLWVLDTGTVGIGNTTQQLCPYALNIFDLKTNRKLRRYELRPEDTNPNTFIANIAIDMGRSCEDTFAYMSDELGYGLIAYSFEQNKSWRFAHSFFFPDPLRGDFNVAGLNFQWGEEGIFGMSLSPIQADGFRTMYFSPLASHREFMVSTKVLRDEAGVEESFHQFQYLKERGPNAHTTSRVMSESGLQLFNLIDQNAVGCWHSSLPYSPEYHGIVDRDDVELVFPXDVKIDEEENVWVISDRMPVFLIAELDYSDVNFRIFSAPLSTLVSGTVCDVQPSFRAGAVQPKFGENDLAAFPGTTLVPTGYTQPISYTPSSYAPTTAPVTKYASPAYQSPASPVYTTQQFPTTAKAYHFNKYHGVEYQTHGNGHGNYHHGGHDHGHHGGQHYWNGAANRKQDSWKQYFY, from the exons ATGGCCGGTGCCGTGTCCAAGCTGCAGGAGCGCTACAACTGGAAGCAGCTGGACTTTGTGTTCCCGAACCAGCGCCTCAAGCAGCAGGCCCTGGCCAGCGGGGATTACGTGCCCACGAATGGGCTGCCCGTCGGAATCGAGCGTTGGGAGAACAAACTGTTCGTTTCGGTGCCGCGATGGAAGGAtg GCATCCCCTCAACGCTCAATTACATCGACATGAACGCGACCCCGTCAGGATCCCCAC TGATCCCCTACCCGGACTGGGCCAGCAACGTGGCCGGCGATTGCGCCAACGGCCTCTCCACCGTGTACCGCATCAAGGCTGACAAGTGCGACCGCCTGTGGGTGCTGGACACCGGTACCGTCGGCATCGGCAACACCACCCAGCAGCTGTGCCCGTACGCGCTGAACATCTTTGACCTGAAGACGAACCGGAAGCTGCGCCGTTACGAGCTGCGTCCGGAGGACACCAACCCGAACACGTTCATTGCCAACATTGCGATCGACATGGGCCGTAGCTGCGAGGACACCTTTGCGTACATGAGCGACGAGCTGGGCTACGGGTTGATTGCGTACTCGTTTGAGCAGAACAAGTCGTGGCGGTTTGCGCACAGCTTCTTCTTCCCGGATCCGCTGCGCGGAGACTTCAACGTGGCTGGGCTGAACTTCCAGTGGGGTGAGGAGGGTATCTTTGGAATGTCGCTGTCGCCGATCCAAGCCGATGGCTTCCGGACGATGTATTTCTCGCCGCTGGCCAGTCACCGGGAGTTCATGGTGTCGACCAAGGTGCTGCGCGATGAAGCCGGAGTCGAGGAGAGCTTCCACCAGTTCCAGTACCTGAAGGAGCGCGGACCTAACGCCCATACGACGTCGCGAGTCATGAGCGAGTCCGGCCTGCAGCTGTTCAACCTGATCGACCAGAACGCCGTCGGATGTTGGCATTCGTCTCTCCCATACAGCCCCGAGTACCACGGAATCGTCGATCGGGACGATGTTGAGCTTGTCTTCC CTGACGTCAAGATCGACGAGGAGGAGAACGTCTGGGTCATCTCGGACCGCATGCCGGTGTTCCTGATCGCCGAACTGGACTACAGCGACGTCAACTTCCGAATCTTCAGCGCCCCGCTCAGCACCCTGGTCTCCGGAACCGTTTGCGACGTCCAGCCCAGCTTC CGCGCCGGCGCCGTCCAACCCAAGTTCGGTGAAAACGACCTGGCCGCCTTCCCCGGAACTACGCTGGTCCCAACCGGCTACACCCAACCCATCAGCTACACCCCGAGCTCGTACGCCCCGACCACCGCCCCCGTCACCAAGTACGCCTCCCCAGCCTACCAATCGCCAGCTTCCCCGGTGTACACGACCCAGCAGTTCCCGACGACCGCCAAGGCGTACCACTTCAACAAGTACCACGGCGTCGAGTACCAGACGCACGGTAACGGACACGGCAACTACCACCACGGTGGACACGACCACGGTCACCACGGAGGTCAGCACTACTGGAACGGTGCCGCGAACCGCAAGCAGGACTCGTGGAAGCAGTACTTTTACTAA